From the genome of Chitinophagales bacterium:
ATAATAACTATGAATTAGGAACAGGTTCCATGATTACGTCCATGAGCATGCTTCCGCGTACCTATATTTTTACATCACCTTCGTTGCAGTCGCCCAGTAACGGTGCCGGTTTTGGTCTTCAGTTACAAGTAAATTTACCTGGAGCAGTAATGCAAATGCTTATTATCATGATTTTGAAATAAGTGATAATTATGCTTTTAGCGGCACTCCGATAATCGAAGTATTGCTGAATGATCCTATTTATGCCACTAACTTTTTCAATGGTACTGGCACCAGATACTGGCGGGTTCGTTATATAGATGCCAGCGGAAACCCTGGTCCCTGGTCCGCAGCGCGCAGCATGGTAATTAAACCACAATAATCCTAAAGTATTAAAAAAATATAACCGGAAGTTGTTGTGAAGAACAACAATCTCCGGTTACGATAAAATTTAAATAACTATTTTTTATCAAGGCCTCTTCCGGTTTTATGCTGAAGCTCATCAATGCGTTTTGAAGCCTGAGCTTTAGTCAGGCCTTCATCAAAAGGCTCTTTTGCTTCATCTGACAATGTTTTAAGATAAGATTTCTGAGCACCTGTCATTGGTTGATCACCAGTAGTCCATTCATCAGGATCCTTTACAGTATTTGAACCCGTATTTGCATTTTCAGAGTTATCATTTGGATTTTTTGAAGAATCCCCATTATTAGTTTTTTCAGAGTTTTCCATGTTATTCATTTATAGTTTTAATATAATTTCGATAAACTGCCCCGTCAGACTGCAACCAATTCCTTCATTTTTCGCATCCTGTTATTATGGTCCAGGATTATTTTTCTCATACGAATAGATTTTGGAGTCACTTCTACATATTCATCCTCCTGGATAAACTCGAGTGCTTCTTCAAGAGAGAAATCAATTTTTGGAACAATTCGCACAGCTTCATCGGTACCGGAGGCCCGCATGTTTGAAAGTTTCTTTGTCTTTATAATGTTCACCACCAGGTCTCCAGGGCGTATATGCTCCCCAATAATTTGTCCGCCGTAAATCTCTTCACCCGGATTAATAAAAAATGATCCCCGGTCTTGTAGTGCATCAATCGAATAAGCCGTAGCCGTACCTTTTTCCAGGGCGAGCAGAACGCCGTTATTCCTACCTGGAATATTTCCTTTCCAGGGTTCAAAGGCTTTGAAACGGTGGGCCATTATGGCTTCGCCGGCAGTAGCTGTAAGCATATTGTTTCTTAAGCCCACCAAACCACGTGAAGGAATGTTAAATTCCAAATGCTGAATATCACCTTTAGGCTCCATAATCGTCATTTCTGCCTTTCGCATGGATACTAATTCAATCACCTTCCCCGAATATTCTGCAGGAACATTTACTGTGAGGATTTCAATTGGCTCACACTTTACCCCATCTATAGTTTTAATAATAACTTTCGGTTGACCAACCTGTATTTCATACCCTTCGCGCCGCATGGTTTCAATCAGAATAGACAAATGCAAAATACCGCGGCCATACACTAAAATGGAATCGGGGGAGTCAGTATCCTCCAGGCGAAGAGCCAGGTTTTTTTCTGTTTCCTTTTCCAAACGTTCCCGCACCCGCTGAGATGTTACCAGCTTTCCCTCCTTTCCAAAAAAAGGAGAGTTATTGATTGTAAAGAGCATGTTGATGGTAGGCTCATCAATTGAAATAGGTTTTAATCCTTCAGGGATCTCAAAGTCAGCAACGGTATCACCTATTTCAAAATCTTCTATGCCAAATATGGCGCAAATATCACCGGCATTCACTTGTTGTACCTTTAGCCTCCCTAATCCTTCAAAGGTGTACAATTCCTTTATACGAGACTTTTTAATATCCCCGTTCCTTTTAACAAGGCTCACCTGCATATTTTCCTTTAAGGTTCCACGCAAAATTCTTCCAATAGCAATTCGCCCTGTATAAGCAGAATAATCCAGCGAAGTGATCTGCATTTGGGGCGTGCCTTCCAGCGCCAGCGCAGCAGGAATATAATTGATAATGGTTTCAAATAAAGGGATCAGGTTTTCCGAAGGCTGCTTCCAGTCTTCACTCATCCACCCGTGTTTTGAAGAGCCGTACAGCGTCGGGAAATTTAATTGTTCCTCTGTTGCATTCAGGTTAAAAAACAATTCGAAAACCTGCTCATGAACTACATCAGGATGGCAGTTTGGCTTATCAACTTTATTAATTACTACAATTGCTTTTTTACCCAGCTCTAATGCTTTTTGTAATACAAAACGGGTTTGAGGCATAGGACCCTCAAATGCATCAACCAACAGCAATACACCGTCGGCCATATTTAATACCCGTTCCACTTCTCCTCCAAAATCCGCGTGGCCCGGAGTATCGATAATATTAATTTTTACATTGCCATATTGTATAGAAACATTTTTAGCAAGAATCGTGATGCCGCGTTCTCTTTCAAGTGGATTGCTATCAAGAATTAAGTCGCCAGTTTCCTGGTTTTCCCTAAAAAGATTTGATTGATGAAGAATCTTATCTACTAATGTTGTCTTTCCATGATCTACGTGAGCGATAATAGCAATATTGCGAATAAAGGTCATAAATGGCTTAAATTTCGAGCCGCAAAGGTAAGGTAATAAATCTGCACCGGAAAGGAAGAGTTTAAGGTATAAAATGCATCTCCTTGACTATTCAGATAAAATCAATATTTAATATTCTTAAGGCTTGAGGGCTTTTTAGATAATAATGCTGATACATCAGGCCGGTTGCGGATACGCTGCATTTGATTTACAATCCCTGGATAGCGTTTTTGTACGAATTTACTCATCGGTTTTACAGTGTAAACATGAGGATTTGGAAGACTTGCCGCAATCATGGCTGCCTCTGCTGTTGTAAGATTTTTGGCGCTGTGATTGAAAAAGGTTTCTGAGGCACATTCGATTCCGAATAGGGAGGGCCCCATTTCTGTAACATTCAGGTACAACTCAAGGATTCGCTCTTTACTATAAAGCAATTCGATCATAAATGTAAAATAGACCTCCATTCCTTTTCTAAACCAACCTCCGCCTTGCCATAAAAAGATGTTTTTAGCTGTTTGCTGGCTAATGGTACTTGCACCGTGAATGCGCGCAGGGTGGTTCTTGTTCCACGCCATTGCGTGGTGTATACTATTCCAGTCAAAACCATTATGTTCAGGAAATAACTGATCCTCGCTTGCTATTACAGCAAGTCTGCCATTAGGACTGACATCATAAAAATTTATATATTTAATTTTGTATTCATGACAGGTTATTAAATTGCTTATCTGAGTAATAGTGATGGGCGGATTGAACCATTTACAATACAGTAAGTAGATAATGTGGAAAAAGAAGATGAAGATCAGGATCGGTAAAATCCTTTTCCATAAAGTCATGAAAAGCATGGATTTTTCTATGCAGAATTAAGAGATAAAAGAATTGAGTTTTACAGCAGGAATTCGGTTTAAAATAAAATAGGCATAAATTATGATATAAGTGATGTAATAATTCTGCCCTTTAAGCAAACAACTCAATAAATTATTACTAAACTAAATCCTCAACAATGAAAAAACTTTTTTTAGTTGCAGTTATTGGCATATTTGCCATTGCTGCACAAGCACAAAACACTATGACCCCCAAATCCGATTCGATGCATAATCAATCTGGCAATATGCAGCATATGGACATGGATATGCAGCATATGCCCGATGGCGTTATGATGCATGATGATAAAATGATGATGTATAAGGGAGGAAAAACGATGGTCATGGACAAGGAAATGAAAATGAAAAGCGGACTGACCGTTATGACAGATGGATCTTATATGACTAAAGACGGAAAAAAAATGATGATGAAGAACGGGGAATTTATGGATATGACTGGCCACATTACAATGTGGGACAAAAATGGTATGAAAATGAATAATGATATGAAGATGAATAATGATAGCATGCATAAATAAAGAAACCACAATGAAAAGAGGCTGTCTCAAATGGGTCAGCCTCTTTTTTGCTTGCTATAATCTCGGATTGACTACAGTTCCAATTCAGGATGTTTTCTCTAGATCGAATTCTGAATCCAAAAAGTAAATTATTTTACACGAAACGTGAAAGTGATTGTTCCAAACTGTTCTTCAGCAGCGTTGGCGTCAGAGTTTACTTTAGTCTTCATTGCTGCATCTTCTGCAAGCTGATAAAGATAGGAATCTGTGGTAGTGGATCCCTTTTGAGTGGCTTTTGCAAATATTACACTTCCATCGCGATCAACTTTAATGTTTACCACAACCCTGCCGGTTTTCTGAGAATTATCAATAATGGTTGGGAAGATTATAATTTTACGGCCGCTCATACCTAATTGAGCGATACCGTTTCCGCCCGGCCCTCCGTTTCCAAGTCCGGGATTGCCACTATAATCAGTTCCGTTTACATTTCCGTTTGGTTTTCCCTGGTCGCCCATTTTACTGCCGGTCCCTTCACTTGTGCTATTGTTCGGTTTATTGCCAGGGTAAAGGGCTTTGGCTTTAGGCTGCTGTGGTGCTTCAACAGTTTGATTGGGGTTTTTCGACGATGTTGATTTAACCGGCGCAACTGATTTGTGTACCTCTTCTTTTTTAGCAATTACTGGTACATCCTCTTTGGTTTCTTCAGTTAATACATCATTCGATTTTTTTTGAGACTGCGTCTTCGATTCCGTATGCGAGGGTATGTTTAGCTGTGCCGCATTTCCCTCCGGCTGAACATTACCAATACCTTCATCTAACAAACCAATGTTTAAATAGACTCCTTGTTCTGAAAGAGGGGGAAAAGGCGGTTTTAATCCGAAGAAAAAATAAAAGATAAGCAGCAACATTGCATGCAAGGCAGCGGTAATCAATAAACTGCTCACCGTACTCTGCTGCTCTTTTCTCAAATTTTCTTTGTCGAAAGCAGGATTTATTTCTGCTTCGTGCTTAAGAAAGTTTGAGGAAGTAATCGTATTCAAGATTTGAGTGTTGTATTGAAATTTATCTAATCACATAAATAATTTGCGATCATTTTTTCTTATCTGTGGCTAAAACCATTTTAGCATGAAGCTTTGTTCCAATATCAATTACGTCCACCACATCCTGAATGGTAAGTAAGTTATCAACCCTTAATACAATGGTGGGTTCATTCATGGTAGCAAGTTTCTGAAATAAAACGCCTTCCAGGTCCGGAAATGCAACGGGTTTATCATCCACGGCATAGTTCATATTATGATCGACAGAAAGCGTTACCATTTTTTTTGCAATAGTTTGCTCACTGGTATTTGCTTTCGGCAAGGTTAATTTAATAACAGACGGGTTGATCATGGTAGACACAATCAGAAAAAACAGCATCAGCATAAACATAATATCATTCAGGGAAGAGGTAGAAACCTCTGCTCTAAGCCTGCTTACCCGGCGGAATCTCATGCGGTAGGTTCTTGTATAAGGTCAATGAAGTCAACTGCATTTGCTTCCAGCATATATGAAATCCGGTCAATCATACTGTTTAAGAGATTGAAGCATACAAAAGCAAAGATTCCAATAAGCAATCCTGTGGCAGATGTGATCATTTTTTCATACAATCCACCTGCAATTGAATCTATGCTGATTACTTTCTCCACTGAGATAGTATAAAAAATCTTTATTACCCCGGAAATGGTTCCTACAAAACCCATCATGGGAGCAATGCCGGCTATAATACCAAGCCAGTTCATGTTTTTTTCCAGCTTGTATATTTCCAGTCTTCCTTCACTTTCTACTGCTGATTCCACTTCTTTTATGGGCTTACCAATCCGCTTTATGCCTTTTCCCAGCAGCCTGGCAATAGGTGTATTTGTATTCTTGCAAAGCATTACTGCGGCTTCCATTTTTCCATTCATTAAATAATCGCGGATATTGGACATGAAATGCTGATCTATGGCAGATGCCCGCCGAATGGTGAGGAAGCGCTCGATCGCAAAAAATACGGCCAGTGCTGATAGAATAGCGAGTGGAATCATTACCCATCCACCCTTTAAAAGCAAATCCAGAAAAGTAAGTTGTTGTGCCGGAGCGGTATTGGCATAATTCATTGGCTGCTTCAGCGTATCACCAGCCATCTGTGTAATCTGCAAAAAAAGGGTCATTGATAAATTTTGCTGTTAAACGAAGTCATGTTGCGATTATTTTTCGCTTTAACGTATCTGTCTGCTTTAGGAATAACTGAAAGGACCGGCAATAATTATAAAAGGATTTTAAGTTTTGAGGTATCTAATATTTCAGCTATCATTATTTTGAATGTCAGAAACAATGCGATTGAACTTGTAAAAAACCCATTTTAAAGGTGCAGGTAAAATGGCCGCATCAGGTGCTGAAACTGTAATGTAAAACGATTGTCGTTACCCTTAATCGT
Proteins encoded in this window:
- a CDS encoding DUF3072 domain-containing protein translates to MENSEKTNNGDSSKNPNDNSENANTGSNTVKDPDEWTTGDQPMTGAQKSYLKTLSDEAKEPFDEGLTKAQASKRIDELQHKTGRGLDKK
- the typA gene encoding translational GTPase TypA; this translates as MTFIRNIAIIAHVDHGKTTLVDKILHQSNLFRENQETGDLILDSNPLERERGITILAKNVSIQYGNVKINIIDTPGHADFGGEVERVLNMADGVLLLVDAFEGPMPQTRFVLQKALELGKKAIVVINKVDKPNCHPDVVHEQVFELFFNLNATEEQLNFPTLYGSSKHGWMSEDWKQPSENLIPLFETIINYIPAALALEGTPQMQITSLDYSAYTGRIAIGRILRGTLKENMQVSLVKRNGDIKKSRIKELYTFEGLGRLKVQQVNAGDICAIFGIEDFEIGDTVADFEIPEGLKPISIDEPTINMLFTINNSPFFGKEGKLVTSQRVRERLEKETEKNLALRLEDTDSPDSILVYGRGILHLSILIETMRREGYEIQVGQPKVIIKTIDGVKCEPIEILTVNVPAEYSGKVIELVSMRKAEMTIMEPKGDIQHLEFNIPSRGLVGLRNNMLTATAGEAIMAHRFKAFEPWKGNIPGRNNGVLLALEKGTATAYSIDALQDRGSFFINPGEEIYGGQIIGEHIRPGDLVVNIIKTKKLSNMRASGTDEAVRIVPKIDFSLEEALEFIQEDEYVEVTPKSIRMRKIILDHNNRMRKMKELVAV
- the mtgA gene encoding monofunctional biosynthetic peptidoglycan transglycosylase, with product MLFMTLWKRILPILIFIFFFHIIYLLYCKWFNPPITITQISNLITCHEYKIKYINFYDVSPNGRLAVIASEDQLFPEHNGFDWNSIHHAMAWNKNHPARIHGASTISQQTAKNIFLWQGGGWFRKGMEVYFTFMIELLYSKERILELYLNVTEMGPSLFGIECASETFFNHSAKNLTTAEAAMIAASLPNPHVYTVKPMSKFVQKRYPGIVNQMQRIRNRPDVSALLSKKPSSLKNIKY
- a CDS encoding biopolymer transporter ExbD; this translates as MRFRRVSRLRAEVSTSSLNDIMFMLMLFFLIVSTMINPSVIKLTLPKANTSEQTIAKKMVTLSVDHNMNYAVDDKPVAFPDLEGVLFQKLATMNEPTIVLRVDNLLTIQDVVDVIDIGTKLHAKMVLATDKKK
- a CDS encoding MotA/TolQ/ExbB proton channel family protein, with translation MTLFLQITQMAGDTLKQPMNYANTAPAQQLTFLDLLLKGGWVMIPLAILSALAVFFAIERFLTIRRASAIDQHFMSNIRDYLMNGKMEAAVMLCKNTNTPIARLLGKGIKRIGKPIKEVESAVESEGRLEIYKLEKNMNWLGIIAGIAPMMGFVGTISGVIKIFYTISVEKVISIDSIAGGLYEKMITSATGLLIGIFAFVCFNLLNSMIDRISYMLEANAVDFIDLIQEPTA